One genomic window of Deinococcus misasensis DSM 22328 includes the following:
- a CDS encoding phage tail tape measure protein, whose protein sequence is MPQYNSTASLTLKANTQGGADLAKIKQDLHDIRAIRIDQSVVAGFLTSLRTASTEVRTLKKDLQNLGGSIKLKLSLDVTDLRNKVNTLGLTVKLKAGLDTSAINAEIRKLQGTFSATGTALRALVKVDVTQLQDLNQKLLDRIRELRALGGAGGGGTGRNSTRVVDPRAQEAKALAGDYQAGTIALNQYQSALQRLLVSIQSEINSMRALGPLTAEQTARMGDLRRQAGQLATALKSTGIDRIKSQLADARAAFDEATRSARNMTEQRAAIQAYTASLQGLQTQLNGLRAAGNLTEKQLTELRNLMARTSREMNTINGGVNTAGLSGNIRNALNDFSVFAPQASMVGMALEALKNPIVAVTVLLGGLGVAAYNTAQEFGKFQKEVANLAAVSQASTSELKTLNLQAKNLGTNLLYGALGAEKFTDMQAELVKAGLDVQDVLGGAAENTALLATATRIQLPEAVKIAAASMTMFGLEGKDMARVTDTIVAGANKSALEVHSLGESLQQAGNMASASNMTIEQTIAYLAMLADRGIKGSDAGTLMKTMLMRLTGAYDEVNKMLAKHNVALFDSEGRHRDVFAIMGDVVDVLDKLDDYQRGVMMVTLGGSDAMRGYAAAYKAGTTELKEYLSKVEDQGIALRTASTQTQNIIDKQNALNEKWAAFKANLGQFAAPALEQLLDKMNNTLDAWNATMQNQDPYTNKFLESVGLTPTDATPNERARIARLTQSMRDAENSKSMNEMRIKSYPNNRDVPEWQKAINDANFTITEVTRKLKEVQTAIQNRKSGKSVTGEEISASEFSTEWVRKVTRQIKLNPEIDSHCAEAASAIMQKLGVEIKASPLAKGLLNNALAAGGKQIDVSQAKPGDLIFFRGPQFGAMKYNENGQKVGYHVEVVDNTDGGKLTTSGSDGSMKLHTGKSWDSKTLANATVIRMPTPETPKPEVKGDTQFLTATTDDLMGQARSLTMTVEDLKDSGKIGTQAYRTAVLAVEEFAKKSDNAARAVRFAQEEISNGNKNFSKANKDALQVLKDSVKNALDSRLRERLAQETRAGNKDAAKIIQEELDRRARAIADQRAKTIGDYQDQKAETSLRAKVSVMGVDEVRGTLLAVEKAMAEAKTPTQLRELTQKQNILLARQNELLQQVQDRFKGGQLAPVPTSQPYVSNWREQLAAGMEGVNRANDLQGLNVEFGNLLQTLTDLQPYLTSSELDGFITQLEDLGKRVRLVGGDDGDIQQLIGSLKEYSGTLRDSEQEARKWQDLQDKMAFEEWVQGLESLTLAQLEDAAAREKDMGNLERYTALMDKIGQKRTELKALLEQKKALADNLDFRNKLNTLEMDGLKGLLDSTRAKADATTDLKEYNRLRDEEAAILEKIVDLQSKVKTYENQYSAGMIQPSKIATEDEWLAWRNQNMAKSLDPEGKYKNANYSNAYSAGIAGETINGLQGVVSGLDRWLQLQNKMLAQWANPDGFPVPVYNNPYSAGQIAPTPMSLGKDDWMLGEGGKALSKWANPDGFPVPEYNNQYSAGRILPTAVPVDSAERLNEIRIRMLREELGAFNAPAREYTNPYSAGQTEVTFGTTVQEAADSADRWLAWRNQQMAKALDPDGRYQNANYNNAYSAGQIQSTAPDRGKFKIWNEMQQVKSQLEAGGISPMEMDVLTDRLVKLGEEFRELGGDTGSLGQYIEKSRMAAQVQRDIDQASQTLANSLDTSVKGGYEGTIQSLKDYLKQRELEGNLDEAQKKRLEELIKKYEELNAKMRAFNDAKQYIQAGADLLGALGKAAGDSDLGRQLSLAGDFLNTGLSVAEKIAKGDYVQAAVEGLTYLIEGFSSASNSYQQFVKNVEAAQKGLRFINASDYMTAEYKPGLFGSSFGATYETKVDDVGLRVAQSIEEAVGNGFSRAFDEVLQTGNWDNFQKTLTQEIGKAALMGLINSFASEMLAPYIKAYTDALKTPGTEDDQAALAAFNAALPGFAAQAQQFAQNVIYPAAASLGMVGQNGNGTTGPSSIIGAAPSQFAVADTGIYTTLQAIERSNRAIQNLMEAGILITTLQGIERNTGRTAVAVEGLYDLARGGSSTVVTRG, encoded by the coding sequence ATGCCCCAGTACAACAGCACCGCATCCCTGACCCTCAAGGCGAACACGCAAGGGGGGGCCGACCTCGCCAAAATCAAACAGGACCTGCATGACATCCGGGCCATCCGCATTGACCAGTCTGTCGTGGCAGGCTTCCTGACCAGCCTCCGCACGGCCAGCACCGAGGTTCGCACCTTGAAGAAGGACCTCCAGAACCTCGGTGGGAGCATCAAGCTGAAGTTGAGTCTGGATGTGACGGACCTCCGCAACAAGGTGAACACCCTTGGTTTGACTGTCAAACTGAAAGCGGGGTTGGACACCAGTGCCATCAATGCGGAAATCCGCAAGTTGCAAGGCACATTCAGTGCTACCGGGACGGCCCTCAGGGCTCTGGTGAAGGTCGATGTGACCCAGTTGCAGGACCTCAACCAAAAACTCCTCGACCGAATCCGGGAGTTGCGTGCCCTTGGGGGCGCAGGTGGTGGCGGGACAGGCAGGAACAGTACCAGAGTGGTGGACCCACGGGCACAGGAAGCAAAGGCCCTTGCGGGGGATTATCAGGCGGGCACCATTGCCCTGAACCAGTACCAGTCCGCTTTGCAACGCCTGCTGGTGAGCATTCAGAGCGAAATCAACTCCATGCGTGCCCTCGGGCCTCTCACTGCTGAGCAGACCGCACGGATGGGGGACCTCAGACGACAGGCAGGGCAATTGGCCACCGCATTGAAGAGCACCGGGATTGACCGCATCAAATCCCAATTGGCAGACGCCAGAGCTGCATTTGATGAAGCAACTCGCAGTGCGCGGAACATGACTGAGCAACGTGCAGCGATACAGGCTTACACTGCCTCCCTTCAAGGACTGCAAACCCAGCTCAATGGCCTGAGGGCTGCTGGGAACCTGACCGAAAAACAGCTGACTGAGTTAAGAAACCTGATGGCCCGCACCAGCAGGGAAATGAACACCATCAATGGTGGCGTGAATACCGCGGGGCTCAGTGGGAACATCCGCAATGCCCTGAATGACTTCAGTGTGTTCGCACCTCAGGCCAGCATGGTCGGAATGGCCCTCGAAGCCCTCAAAAACCCCATTGTGGCCGTTACTGTTCTGCTGGGTGGTCTCGGGGTGGCGGCTTACAACACCGCTCAGGAATTCGGCAAATTCCAGAAAGAGGTTGCCAACCTTGCTGCTGTGTCTCAAGCTTCGACGAGCGAACTGAAAACCCTGAACCTGCAGGCCAAAAACCTTGGCACCAACTTGCTTTACGGCGCTCTGGGCGCAGAGAAATTCACGGACATGCAGGCTGAGTTGGTCAAGGCGGGTCTGGACGTGCAGGACGTGCTCGGAGGTGCAGCAGAGAACACCGCCTTGCTGGCCACTGCAACCCGCATCCAACTGCCCGAGGCCGTGAAGATCGCTGCAGCCAGCATGACCATGTTTGGGCTGGAAGGCAAAGACATGGCCCGCGTGACCGACACGATTGTCGCCGGAGCCAACAAATCCGCTCTGGAAGTCCACTCTCTGGGTGAATCCCTCCAGCAAGCAGGGAACATGGCCTCTGCGAGCAACATGACCATCGAGCAGACCATTGCTTACCTCGCCATGCTCGCCGACCGGGGCATCAAAGGGTCGGACGCCGGCACCCTCATGAAAACCATGCTGATGCGCCTCACTGGTGCTTACGATGAAGTGAACAAAATGCTGGCGAAACACAACGTCGCTTTGTTTGACTCGGAAGGCAGACACCGTGATGTGTTCGCAATCATGGGTGACGTTGTGGACGTACTGGACAAGCTTGACGATTACCAGAGGGGCGTCATGATGGTCACTTTGGGTGGGTCGGACGCCATGCGTGGGTACGCAGCTGCCTACAAGGCGGGCACCACCGAACTGAAAGAGTACCTGAGCAAAGTTGAGGATCAAGGGATTGCCCTCCGCACGGCCAGCACCCAAACCCAGAACATCATCGACAAACAGAATGCTCTGAACGAGAAATGGGCTGCATTCAAAGCGAACCTCGGCCAGTTCGCTGCTCCGGCCTTGGAGCAACTGCTTGACAAGATGAACAACACTTTGGATGCATGGAATGCCACCATGCAGAATCAGGATCCGTACACCAACAAGTTCTTGGAGAGCGTGGGTCTCACACCCACCGATGCAACTCCCAATGAGCGGGCTCGGATCGCCAGACTCACCCAGAGCATGCGGGATGCTGAGAACAGCAAAAGCATGAACGAGATGCGCATCAAAAGCTACCCGAACAATAGAGATGTCCCAGAGTGGCAGAAGGCCATCAATGATGCGAATTTCACCATCACTGAAGTCACTCGCAAGCTTAAAGAAGTCCAGACGGCCATTCAGAATCGCAAGAGCGGTAAGAGCGTCACTGGTGAGGAGATTTCCGCTTCTGAATTCAGCACCGAGTGGGTCCGCAAGGTCACACGGCAAATTAAACTGAATCCAGAAATCGACAGCCATTGCGCTGAGGCAGCATCGGCAATCATGCAGAAGCTCGGCGTGGAAATCAAAGCCTCCCCTCTCGCCAAGGGCCTCCTGAACAATGCCCTTGCTGCTGGCGGGAAGCAGATTGATGTCAGCCAAGCCAAACCGGGCGACCTGATCTTCTTCAGGGGTCCCCAGTTCGGGGCCATGAAGTACAACGAGAACGGCCAGAAGGTCGGGTACCACGTCGAAGTGGTGGACAACACCGATGGGGGCAAACTCACCACGTCGGGCAGTGACGGCAGCATGAAGCTCCACACCGGGAAGTCCTGGGACAGCAAAACCCTTGCGAATGCCACCGTGATCCGCATGCCCACCCCTGAGACCCCCAAACCAGAGGTGAAGGGCGACACCCAGTTCCTCACGGCCACCACCGATGACCTGATGGGTCAAGCCCGCAGTCTGACCATGACCGTCGAAGACCTCAAAGACTCCGGAAAAATTGGCACTCAGGCGTACAGGACGGCTGTTCTGGCCGTTGAGGAGTTCGCCAAAAAATCAGACAATGCTGCGCGAGCAGTGCGTTTCGCGCAGGAGGAAATCAGCAACGGCAACAAAAATTTCTCGAAAGCCAACAAAGATGCCCTCCAGGTCCTCAAAGACAGCGTCAAAAACGCTCTGGATTCCCGGCTGCGTGAGCGTCTGGCACAGGAAACCAGAGCTGGCAACAAAGATGCAGCCAAGATCATCCAAGAGGAACTTGACCGTCGTGCCAGAGCGATCGCTGATCAGCGTGCCAAAACCATTGGGGATTATCAGGACCAGAAGGCTGAAACGTCCCTCAGGGCAAAAGTCAGCGTGATGGGGGTGGATGAAGTTCGGGGCACCCTGCTGGCCGTTGAGAAAGCCATGGCCGAAGCGAAAACCCCCACTCAACTCAGGGAGCTTACCCAGAAGCAAAACATCCTCCTCGCAAGGCAGAATGAACTGTTGCAGCAGGTGCAGGACCGCTTCAAAGGGGGACAGTTGGCCCCAGTGCCGACCAGTCAGCCTTACGTGTCGAACTGGCGTGAACAGCTCGCAGCGGGCATGGAGGGCGTGAACCGCGCAAATGACCTGCAGGGACTGAATGTGGAATTCGGGAACCTCCTCCAGACCCTCACCGACCTGCAACCCTACCTGACTTCCTCTGAACTTGACGGGTTCATTACCCAGTTGGAGGACCTCGGGAAACGTGTGCGACTCGTGGGAGGGGATGACGGGGACATCCAGCAGCTCATCGGCAGCCTGAAAGAGTACTCCGGCACCCTCCGGGACAGTGAGCAGGAAGCCCGCAAATGGCAGGACCTGCAGGACAAAATGGCCTTCGAGGAGTGGGTTCAGGGCCTCGAAAGCCTCACTTTGGCCCAGTTGGAGGACGCTGCAGCCCGAGAGAAAGACATGGGCAACCTGGAGCGTTATACCGCCCTGATGGACAAGATCGGGCAGAAGCGCACTGAACTGAAAGCCCTGCTGGAACAGAAAAAAGCTTTGGCGGACAACCTCGATTTCCGCAACAAGCTCAACACTCTGGAGATGGATGGTCTCAAAGGCCTGCTGGACAGCACCAGAGCGAAAGCCGATGCCACCACCGACCTGAAAGAATACAACCGCCTCAGGGATGAGGAAGCGGCCATCCTCGAAAAAATCGTTGACCTGCAAAGCAAAGTCAAAACCTACGAGAACCAGTACAGCGCTGGCATGATTCAACCCTCGAAGATCGCCACAGAGGATGAGTGGTTGGCTTGGCGCAACCAGAACATGGCGAAAAGCCTTGACCCTGAAGGGAAGTACAAGAACGCCAACTACAGCAATGCTTACAGCGCAGGGATTGCAGGGGAAACCATCAATGGCCTTCAGGGCGTGGTGAGTGGCTTGGACCGCTGGTTGCAGTTGCAGAACAAAATGCTGGCCCAGTGGGCGAACCCGGACGGCTTCCCCGTGCCGGTCTACAACAACCCCTACAGTGCCGGGCAGATCGCACCGACCCCCATGTCTCTGGGTAAAGACGATTGGATGCTCGGAGAGGGAGGTAAAGCCCTCTCGAAGTGGGCGAACCCGGATGGTTTCCCCGTCCCTGAGTACAACAACCAGTACAGTGCAGGTCGCATTCTGCCCACTGCCGTTCCGGTGGATTCCGCTGAGCGCCTGAATGAAATCCGAATCAGGATGCTCCGGGAGGAGCTTGGGGCCTTCAATGCCCCAGCCCGAGAGTACACCAACCCGTACAGTGCAGGGCAAACGGAAGTGACGTTCGGCACCACCGTTCAGGAGGCTGCGGACAGTGCTGACAGGTGGTTGGCTTGGCGCAACCAGCAAATGGCCAAAGCCCTCGACCCTGACGGGCGTTACCAGAACGCCAATTACAACAATGCTTACTCTGCTGGACAAATCCAGAGCACCGCCCCTGACCGGGGGAAATTCAAGATCTGGAATGAAATGCAGCAGGTGAAAAGCCAACTTGAAGCTGGGGGCATCTCCCCCATGGAGATGGACGTGCTCACAGACCGGCTCGTCAAACTCGGAGAGGAATTCCGGGAGTTGGGGGGTGACACCGGGAGCCTCGGGCAATACATCGAGAAATCCCGCATGGCAGCTCAAGTCCAGCGGGACATCGATCAGGCCAGCCAGACGCTCGCCAACTCCCTCGACACCAGCGTGAAAGGAGGCTACGAGGGCACCATTCAGAGCCTGAAAGATTACCTCAAACAGAGGGAGCTGGAAGGCAATCTGGATGAAGCGCAGAAAAAACGCCTTGAGGAACTCATCAAAAAATACGAGGAACTCAACGCAAAAATGCGGGCCTTCAACGATGCCAAACAGTACATCCAAGCCGGAGCGGACCTGCTGGGTGCCCTCGGGAAGGCAGCAGGCGACTCGGACCTCGGGCGTCAACTGTCCCTCGCTGGGGACTTCCTGAACACCGGATTGAGCGTCGCTGAGAAGATCGCCAAGGGGGATTACGTACAGGCTGCAGTCGAGGGCCTCACGTACCTGATCGAGGGGTTTTCCAGCGCCAGCAACAGCTACCAGCAGTTCGTGAAAAACGTTGAGGCTGCACAGAAAGGGCTGCGTTTCATCAACGCCAGCGATTACATGACCGCAGAGTACAAACCCGGACTGTTCGGATCTTCTTTCGGGGCCACTTACGAAACGAAAGTCGATGACGTGGGTCTCAGGGTCGCCCAGAGCATTGAGGAAGCCGTAGGGAATGGGTTCTCCAGGGCTTTTGATGAGGTGCTGCAAACCGGGAACTGGGATAACTTCCAGAAGACCCTCACCCAGGAGATCGGCAAAGCTGCCCTGATGGGCCTGATCAACAGTTTCGCCTCGGAGATGCTCGCCCCGTACATCAAGGCTTACACCGATGCCCTGAAAACCCCCGGAACCGAGGACGATCAAGCCGCCCTCGCTGCTTTCAATGCAGCCCTGCCCGGGTTCGCTGCGCAAGCCCAGCAGTTCGCCCAGAACGTCATTTACCCTGCTGCAGCGTCCCTCGGGATGGTCGGGCAGAACGGGAATGGCACAACTGGCCCGAGCAGCATCATAGGGGCTGCACCCAGTCAATTCGCGGTGGCCGACACCGGCATTTACACGACCCTGCAGGCCATTGAGCGTAGCAACCGCGCCATCCAAAACCTGATGGAAGCCGGGATCCTCATCACCACCCTGCAAGGCATCGAGAGGAACACGGGTCGCACAGCAGTTGCTGTTGAAGGCCTGTATGACCTCGCCAGAGGGGGAAGCTCCACCGTGGTCACAAGGGGGTGA
- a CDS encoding phage tail protein: MTVNAKVVGAPAGIIPTSDYELFVDQPAPYGGGSPRYHLRWSHLLSRWNDVDAGNTQALIPMGVGGDPAPESPMTVSLKVTHAGKSPVVAHYVRWAIVTQESPPEWDWRTPVSRDVIADALIRANYQQLVEQYNETLDVLGQAQIALENLTDVTVTSETSKAITLRFDSDPLAAVGLSATLSELQTDVLALDARMDAAESQLVSLTPRVDATEDAISPLEADLITLSGDVADLQAVPAEVKVGTIILWGKTAPPTGWLACDGQQVGRSVYAALFAEIGTNFGVGDNSTTFNLPDLRGRVPIGAGTGSGLTTRALGQTGGAETHTLTVAEMPEHNHGIDEPAAGEPGLILRSIVGQTTTVNTGDSAQSGTEPQVGYGDPGEPDPMTGIPLEGGGNPHNNMQPFVVLQYIIRAQ, from the coding sequence ATGACCGTGAATGCCAAAGTGGTGGGGGCTCCCGCAGGGATCATCCCCACCAGCGACTACGAACTTTTCGTGGACCAGCCTGCCCCTTATGGGGGTGGGAGCCCGAGGTACCACTTGCGCTGGAGTCACCTCCTATCCCGCTGGAATGACGTGGACGCCGGGAACACCCAAGCCCTCATCCCCATGGGGGTGGGTGGGGACCCGGCACCGGAAAGCCCGATGACGGTGTCCCTGAAGGTCACGCATGCAGGGAAAAGCCCGGTGGTGGCGCATTACGTGCGCTGGGCGATTGTTACGCAGGAAAGCCCTCCGGAGTGGGACTGGCGCACCCCGGTCAGTCGGGATGTGATTGCGGACGCCCTCATCCGGGCAAACTACCAGCAGCTCGTCGAGCAGTACAACGAAACGCTGGATGTGCTCGGGCAGGCGCAAATCGCCTTGGAGAACCTCACCGATGTGACAGTCACATCGGAAACCAGCAAAGCCATCACGTTGAGGTTTGATTCGGACCCCCTGGCTGCCGTTGGACTGAGCGCCACCCTTTCTGAACTGCAAACGGACGTGTTGGCACTCGATGCCCGCATGGATGCTGCTGAAAGCCAGCTGGTCAGCCTCACCCCGAGGGTGGATGCCACCGAAGATGCCATCAGCCCACTGGAAGCGGACCTGATCACCCTCAGCGGAGACGTTGCCGACCTGCAGGCAGTCCCCGCAGAAGTGAAAGTCGGCACAATCATCCTTTGGGGCAAAACTGCACCTCCCACTGGGTGGCTGGCTTGCGATGGCCAGCAAGTCGGCCGATCCGTTTACGCAGCCCTGTTCGCGGAGATCGGTACGAATTTTGGGGTTGGGGACAACAGCACCACCTTCAACCTACCGGACCTCCGGGGGCGCGTGCCGATCGGCGCAGGTACCGGCTCTGGACTCACCACCAGAGCCCTCGGGCAGACTGGAGGCGCTGAAACCCATACCCTGACCGTCGCTGAGATGCCCGAGCACAACCACGGCATTGATGAACCTGCAGCAGGCGAACCGGGATTGATCCTCAGGAGCATCGTTGGGCAGACCACCACTGTCAACACTGGAGACAGTGCCCAATCAGGCACCGAACCTCAGGTCGGGTATGGGGACCCTGGGGAGCCGGACCCGATGACAGGCATCCCTCTGGAAGGGGGCGGGAACCCACACAACAACATGCAGCCC